From the Pyrinomonadaceae bacterium genome, one window contains:
- a CDS encoding enoyl-CoA hydratase produces MSDDFIKVTEDSGIVTITLNRPERLNSFVGHMRRDLAEALEEAGSDPAVRVVIITGAGRAFCAGGDVNFMAELVERNDSEEFARLLGASRRVILAIRHMNKPVIAQINGPASGAGFNLALACDLRFASTDATFSQSFVKIGFHPDWGGSYFLPRTLPSNIACELFFLGDSIDAQKAFELGLLNRVTAPEELETETRKFAERLRDSASVSIAAAKQAVYAGEHNSLEQMLQYEVDAQLRCFESEDAREGLSAFLEKRPPKFTGR; encoded by the coding sequence ATGTCTGACGATTTCATCAAAGTCACGGAAGACTCCGGTATCGTCACAATCACTTTGAACCGGCCTGAACGCCTCAACTCGTTCGTCGGTCATATGCGACGCGACCTGGCTGAAGCTCTCGAAGAAGCCGGCAGCGATCCTGCCGTCCGCGTCGTGATCATCACAGGCGCGGGCCGGGCGTTCTGTGCGGGCGGCGACGTGAACTTCATGGCTGAGCTGGTCGAGCGTAACGACTCGGAAGAGTTTGCGCGCCTGCTCGGCGCCTCGCGCCGTGTGATCCTTGCGATTCGGCACATGAACAAGCCGGTGATCGCTCAGATAAATGGACCAGCTTCCGGCGCCGGGTTCAATCTGGCGCTGGCGTGCGATCTGCGATTTGCTTCAACCGACGCCACCTTCAGTCAGTCATTCGTGAAGATCGGTTTTCATCCTGATTGGGGCGGCAGCTATTTCCTGCCGCGCACGCTGCCATCGAATATCGCGTGCGAACTATTTTTCCTGGGCGATTCGATTGACGCGCAGAAAGCCTTTGAACTTGGGCTCTTGAATCGGGTCACGGCGCCGGAAGAACTCGAAACGGAAACCCGCAAGTTTGCTGAGCGGCTTCGCGATAGCGCTTCTGTTTCAATCGCCGCCGCGAAGCAAGCGGTGTACGCAGGCGAGCACAATTCGCTCGAGCAGATGCTTCAGTACGAGGTGGACGCGCAGCTTCGCTGTTTTGAATCAGAAGACGCGCGCGAAGGCCTGAGCGCGTTCCTTGAGAAGCGTCCGCCGAAATTTACGGGAAGATAG
- the aspS gene encoding aspartate--tRNA ligase has product MIENLGNLQRTHSCGALRKNNVGERVTLMGWCGRRRDFGPLTFIDLRDRDGITQIVVNQENAPEAHAKAKDVRGEYVLAVIGEVVLRDESARNPKLETGDVEVQATEIRILNDARTLPFQLDASETALAAEDLRLKYRYLDLRRPQLQSNLRLRHRLLLEINRYMDEQGFTQIETPNLIKSTPEGARDYVVPSRVQPGKFFALPQSPQILKQICMIAGLDKYYQIARCFRDEDLRADRQPEFSQLDVEMSFATPDQVYALVEGLFARIFRLIEVELPTPFPRLTYAEVMRRFGSDKPDLRIQGMELQDFSTALAETIFAPYESVLSAGGKIKGIVVSGGASMSRKVLDELQEFVKRYGATALAWIKLGDEVSSSLLKALGKDKVIELAGVAGAQKSDAVLIVAGKPDVVTASLGALRNELAKRENLIPEGVYTPLWVTEFPMFEYHEDDDRYYAMHHPFTSPLDEDVPALERAVNGTRELFGQLRAKAYDAVINGVEVAGGSIRIHRRDVQALVFKALGMTEEQARARFGFFLDALAYGTPPHGGIASGIERTMMVLVPTDNIRDVMAFPKTASAQDLMIDAPGEVDPKQLAELHLKIVDED; this is encoded by the coding sequence ATGATTGAAAACCTCGGAAACCTGCAACGCACGCATTCATGCGGCGCTCTGCGTAAAAACAACGTCGGCGAACGCGTGACGTTGATGGGCTGGTGCGGGCGGCGGCGTGATTTCGGTCCGCTGACGTTCATTGACCTGCGTGACCGCGACGGCATCACGCAAATCGTCGTCAACCAGGAAAATGCGCCGGAAGCGCACGCGAAGGCCAAGGACGTGCGCGGCGAATATGTGCTGGCGGTAATCGGTGAAGTGGTGCTGCGCGACGAAAGCGCCCGCAATCCTAAACTCGAGACCGGCGATGTTGAAGTTCAAGCCACAGAGATTCGCATTCTTAACGACGCGCGTACGCTTCCTTTTCAGCTCGATGCTTCGGAAACAGCGCTCGCCGCCGAAGACCTGCGTTTGAAATACCGTTATCTCGATTTGCGGAGGCCGCAGCTTCAATCGAACCTGCGACTTCGTCACCGCCTGCTTTTGGAAATCAATCGGTACATGGACGAACAGGGCTTCACCCAAATCGAAACGCCGAACCTGATCAAATCCACACCCGAAGGCGCGCGCGACTACGTCGTACCGTCGCGGGTGCAGCCCGGGAAGTTCTTCGCTTTGCCGCAATCACCGCAGATTCTGAAACAGATTTGCATGATTGCGGGACTCGACAAGTACTACCAGATCGCGCGCTGCTTCCGCGATGAAGACCTGCGCGCCGATCGGCAACCGGAATTTTCGCAGCTCGACGTTGAGATGAGCTTTGCGACGCCCGACCAGGTCTACGCCCTCGTCGAAGGTCTCTTCGCGCGCATATTCCGGCTGATTGAGGTCGAGTTACCGACGCCCTTTCCGCGCCTCACTTATGCGGAAGTCATGCGCCGGTTCGGCTCAGACAAACCGGACCTGCGCATTCAGGGAATGGAGTTGCAGGACTTTTCAACGGCACTTGCCGAAACTATCTTCGCGCCCTACGAATCGGTTTTGTCGGCCGGGGGAAAGATCAAAGGAATCGTGGTCAGCGGCGGTGCTTCGATGTCGCGCAAAGTCCTGGATGAATTGCAGGAGTTCGTGAAGAGGTATGGCGCGACCGCTCTGGCCTGGATCAAACTTGGCGATGAAGTGTCGTCATCGCTTCTGAAGGCGCTCGGCAAAGACAAGGTTATCGAACTCGCGGGTGTCGCAGGCGCGCAAAAAAGCGATGCCGTTCTAATCGTGGCCGGTAAACCGGATGTCGTCACGGCGAGTCTCGGCGCTTTGCGCAATGAACTCGCGAAACGTGAAAACCTTATTCCCGAAGGCGTGTACACACCGCTCTGGGTGACCGAGTTCCCGATGTTCGAGTATCACGAAGACGACGATCGCTACTATGCGATGCACCATCCGTTCACTTCGCCATTAGATGAAGACGTGCCGGCGTTGGAGCGCGCGGTGAACGGAACCAGGGAACTATTCGGACAACTTCGCGCGAAAGCGTACGACGCTGTCATCAACGGCGTTGAGGTGGCCGGCGGCTCGATCAGAATTCACCGCCGCGACGTGCAGGCACTAGTCTTCAAAGCGCTGGGGATGACTGAAGAACAGGCGCGCGCGCGGTTTGGATTTTTTCTCGACGCGCTGGCTTATGGCACGCCGCCCCACGGCGGCATTGCTTCCGGTATTGAGCGCACGATGATGGTGCTGGTGCCGACCGACAACATTCGCGACGTGATGGCCTTTCCCAAAACTGCTTCTGCTCAGGACCTGATGATCGACGCCCCGGGCGAAGTCGATCCGAAGCAGTTGGCAGAGCTGCATCTAAAGATTGTTGATGAGGATTAG
- a CDS encoding SDR family oxidoreductase, translating to MKLEGRLAFITGGGRGIGRAIAHAFAAEGAGVAVAARTLDEVNAVAKEVAAEFKTDALALQCDVQQRESVNEALDNFRAHFGRGPDIVVNNAGVAKSELFVKTDEPFWELHLNTNLGGTFRCTHGALPEMLERNWGRIINVASIAGKTGAPYVSAYAASKHGVLGLTRSLALEVATNGITVNAICPGYVETDMTTRGIENIVAKTGKSADSALDMLRKMSPQNRLVTPEEVAAVALLLASEEGRGINGQAINVDGGTVLF from the coding sequence ATGAAACTTGAGGGACGATTAGCATTCATCACCGGTGGCGGCCGGGGTATTGGTCGCGCGATCGCGCACGCCTTTGCGGCTGAAGGCGCCGGCGTTGCCGTCGCCGCGCGCACACTCGACGAAGTGAATGCGGTCGCGAAGGAAGTTGCCGCGGAATTCAAAACTGACGCGTTGGCCCTGCAGTGTGACGTGCAGCAAAGAGAATCAGTAAACGAAGCTCTCGACAATTTTCGCGCGCACTTTGGCCGCGGTCCCGACATAGTCGTCAACAACGCGGGGGTGGCCAAGTCCGAATTATTCGTCAAAACCGACGAACCTTTTTGGGAGCTTCACCTCAACACGAATCTCGGCGGCACGTTTCGTTGCACGCACGGCGCGCTGCCGGAAATGCTCGAACGAAATTGGGGACGGATCATCAATGTAGCTTCCATCGCCGGGAAGACGGGCGCGCCCTATGTTTCGGCGTATGCGGCTTCAAAGCATGGCGTGCTGGGATTGACGCGGTCGCTGGCGTTGGAAGTGGCGACAAACGGGATCACTGTGAATGCGATCTGCCCGGGTTATGTCGAAACCGACATGACCACACGCGGGATTGAAAACATCGTGGCGAAGACCGGCAAGTCCGCCGATAGCGCGCTCGACATGCTAAGAAAGATGAGCCCGCAGAACCGTCTGGTGACGCCGGAAGAAGTTGCCGCCGTGGCGCTGCTCCTCGCTTCCGAAGAAGGCCGCGGCATTAACGGGCAGGCGATAAATGTTGATGGCGGAACGGTCCTTTTCTAG